A genomic window from Glycine soja cultivar W05 chromosome 10, ASM419377v2, whole genome shotgun sequence includes:
- the LOC114369644 gene encoding uncharacterized protein LOC114369644 produces the protein MSTDLHLHNDLPQLRIASAAAADAVVKTDDLPSDDDDRNAVSSVITQTETETDGATIVDVAVAVNVNVNVNDENYRTPTSKESKIPATMTCPPAPRKPKLASCKRKLLDEFQFFDVTNKEDMDAFFRSTFPKKSCTCT, from the coding sequence ATGTCCACCGACTTGCACCTCCACAACGACCTGCCCCAGCTCCGAATCGcctccgccgccgccgccgatGCCGTCGTCAAAACCGACGACCTCCCCTCCGACGATGACGACCGCAACGCCGTCTCTTCCGTCATCACTCAAACCGAGACCGAAACTGACGGAGCCACCATCGTCGACGTCGCCGTCGCCGTCAACGTCAACGTCAACGTCAACGACGAGAATTACCGTACTCCGACTTCGAAGGAGAGCAAAATTCCAGCGACGATGACGTGTCCGCCGGCGCCGAGGAAGCCGAAGCTCGCCTCCTGCAAAAGAAAACTTCTTGATGAGTTTCAGTTCTTCGATGTCACGAATAAGGAGGACATGGACGCCTTCTTCAGATCCACTTTTCCTAAGAAGAGCTGCACTTGTACATGA